A section of the Kribbella sp. HUAS MG21 genome encodes:
- a CDS encoding PadR family transcriptional regulator, with the protein MALEHAILVSLTERAGSGYELARRFDRSIGYFWPATHQQIYRVLRRMEEAGWVKHTAIAQDGRPDKKVYRVAAAGRAELSRWLAEPEDPAVLRDGLGVKLRGASLGDVDVVLKEVERHRAEHATRLEVYRGIQQRDFPKSGSLHGRDLHQYLVLRGGIRAEESFVAWCDEVIAALRKDHR; encoded by the coding sequence ATGGCGCTGGAGCACGCGATCCTGGTTTCGCTGACCGAGCGCGCCGGGTCCGGGTACGAGCTGGCCCGGCGGTTCGACCGGTCGATCGGGTACTTCTGGCCGGCGACGCACCAGCAGATCTACCGGGTGCTGCGCCGGATGGAGGAGGCCGGCTGGGTGAAGCACACCGCGATCGCCCAGGACGGCCGCCCGGACAAGAAGGTCTACCGGGTCGCGGCCGCCGGACGTGCGGAGTTGTCGCGCTGGCTCGCCGAGCCGGAGGATCCCGCCGTACTGCGGGACGGCCTGGGCGTGAAGCTCCGCGGCGCCTCGTTGGGGGACGTGGACGTGGTGCTGAAGGAGGTCGAGCGGCACCGGGCCGAGCACGCGACGCGGCTCGAGGTGTACCGCGGCATCCAGCAGCGCGACTTCCCGAAGTCCGGCAGCCTGCACGGCCGGGACCTGCACCAGTACCTCGTCCTGCGCGGCGGGATCCGCGCCGAGGAGTCGTTCGTCGCCTGGTGCGACGAGGTGATCGCCGCCCTCCGAAAGGACCACCGATGA
- a CDS encoding iron ABC transporter permease: MTAPAPEAETLRQPVRRIQVAGLFGAAAALIVVLAAVHLTQGTSSVGAGDLIRLVFGQGTDNAANVLIASRLPRLLAGVLVGIALGVAGAGLQSLARNSLASPDTLGVNAGAYLAVVVVAAFGVPLPVLPAGGVAFLGGLAAAGLVLALSAGGSTGPTRLILAGSAVAMALGGLTTLMLLLFREETVGTFAWGAGTLVQTDLDAVTQMAPVVLLGLVGAFLLAAKLDILTLGDDTASVLGVNVRRTRVLATLATVLLSAAAVTVAGPVGFVGLVAPVLVRLLAPLVPGLLRHRVLLPLSGLTGVLVVLASDVVLRAAFGGQAGVEIPTGIMTMVVGAVVLIWLARRHRDSGPSRAPAGAGSGLRSRRTFWLVTIALAVLLAGAAVGAMLTGDAFLRTGDIVNWVNGNSGRAITYVLDQRFPRVLAALLCGAALAIAGTTVQAVCRNPLAEPGILGITGGAGVGAIGTLILLPSASIWLLSGVAAVAAVITFGLVYLISWRGGLSSDRLVLIGVGVSSAATAIITLLIVATDPWNLSLAMTWLSGSTYGRTLPQIAPVALALFVLTPLIAHLRRDLDLLALDDDVPRILGVRLERTRLLALLAAALLTAAAVSAIGVVGFVGLVAPHAARALIGGRHARILPVAALLGAILVSLADSLGRTVLAPAQIPAGLLTALIGAPYFVYLLWRTRVPTR, encoded by the coding sequence GTGACCGCCCCGGCGCCGGAGGCCGAGACCCTCCGGCAGCCGGTCCGGCGGATCCAGGTAGCCGGGCTGTTCGGCGCCGCGGCCGCGCTGATCGTCGTCCTGGCGGCGGTGCATCTCACCCAGGGAACGTCCTCGGTAGGGGCCGGGGACCTGATCCGGCTGGTCTTCGGCCAGGGGACCGACAACGCCGCGAACGTACTGATCGCGTCGCGGCTGCCACGACTGCTGGCCGGTGTGCTGGTGGGGATCGCGTTGGGGGTGGCCGGCGCCGGCCTGCAGTCGTTGGCACGCAACTCGCTCGCGTCACCGGACACGCTGGGGGTGAACGCGGGCGCGTACCTGGCCGTGGTCGTGGTCGCTGCGTTCGGGGTGCCGCTGCCGGTGCTGCCGGCCGGCGGCGTCGCGTTCCTCGGCGGGCTCGCGGCCGCGGGCCTGGTGCTCGCGCTGTCCGCGGGCGGTTCCACCGGGCCGACCCGGCTGATCCTGGCCGGTTCGGCGGTGGCGATGGCGCTGGGCGGCCTGACCACGCTGATGCTGCTGCTGTTCCGCGAGGAGACGGTCGGCACCTTCGCCTGGGGCGCCGGGACGCTCGTCCAGACCGATCTGGACGCGGTCACCCAGATGGCCCCGGTCGTCCTCCTCGGCCTGGTCGGCGCGTTCCTGCTGGCCGCGAAGCTCGACATCCTGACGCTGGGCGACGACACCGCGTCGGTCCTCGGCGTGAACGTACGCCGTACGCGGGTGCTCGCCACCCTCGCCACGGTGCTGCTCTCGGCAGCCGCCGTGACGGTCGCGGGACCGGTCGGTTTCGTCGGCCTGGTCGCGCCGGTCCTGGTGCGCCTGCTCGCCCCGCTGGTCCCCGGTCTGCTCCGGCACCGGGTCCTGCTCCCGCTCTCCGGCCTGACCGGCGTCCTCGTCGTACTCGCGTCGGACGTCGTACTGCGGGCAGCGTTCGGCGGCCAGGCCGGCGTCGAGATCCCGACCGGCATCATGACGATGGTCGTCGGCGCCGTCGTACTGATCTGGCTGGCCCGCCGGCACCGTGACTCCGGCCCGAGCCGCGCTCCGGCCGGTGCCGGCAGCGGGCTCCGTAGTCGCCGTACGTTCTGGCTGGTCACGATTGCGCTCGCCGTACTGCTCGCGGGCGCGGCGGTCGGCGCGATGCTGACCGGCGACGCCTTCCTGCGTACCGGCGACATCGTGAACTGGGTCAACGGCAACTCCGGCCGGGCGATCACCTACGTCCTCGACCAGCGGTTCCCGCGGGTGCTGGCCGCGCTGCTGTGCGGCGCCGCGCTCGCGATCGCCGGAACGACGGTGCAGGCGGTCTGCCGCAACCCGCTGGCCGAGCCGGGCATCCTCGGCATCACCGGCGGCGCGGGCGTCGGCGCGATCGGCACGCTCATCCTGTTGCCGTCAGCAAGCATCTGGCTGCTGTCCGGTGTGGCCGCGGTCGCCGCGGTGATCACGTTCGGGCTGGTCTACCTGATCTCCTGGCGCGGCGGGCTGAGCTCCGATCGGCTCGTGCTGATCGGGGTCGGCGTCTCGTCGGCGGCGACCGCGATCATCACGCTGCTGATCGTCGCCACCGATCCGTGGAACCTCAGCCTCGCGATGACCTGGCTGTCCGGCAGCACCTACGGCCGGACGCTCCCCCAGATCGCACCGGTCGCACTCGCGCTGTTCGTACTGACCCCGCTGATCGCGCATCTGCGGCGTGATCTGGATCTGCTCGCGCTCGACGACGACGTACCGCGCATCCTCGGCGTACGGCTGGAGCGGACCCGGTTGCTCGCGCTGCTCGCGGCCGCGCTGCTGACGGCCGCCGCGGTCTCGGCGATCGGCGTGGTCGGGTTCGTCGGTCTGGTCGCCCCGCACGCGGCGCGCGCCCTGATCGGCGGCCGGCACGCGCGGATCCTCCCGGTCGCGGCCCTGCTCGGCGCGATCCTGGTCAGCCTCGCGGACAGCCTCGGCCGCACGGTCCTGGCCCCCGCGCAGATCCCGGCCGGCCTGCTGACCGCCCTGATCGGCGCCCCGTACTTCGTCTACCTGCTCTGGCGCACCCGGGTGCCGACGCGCTGA
- a CDS encoding cation:proton antiporter, with protein sequence MHEDITALLIELGAVILALGILGRIAGRLGFSPIPLYLLAGLAFGHGGILPLAASEEFVATGAEIGVILLLLLLGLEYTASDLVGTLKTQYVSGAVDFVLNALPGAAVALLLGWGPVAAVALAGVTWISSSGVIAKVVGDLGRLGNRETPVILGILVLEDLSMAVYLPILTALLAGVGLAGGSMTLLISLGTVSVVLFVALRYGRVISRAVSSDNPEMLLLVVLGLTLLVAGIAQQLQVSAAVGAFLVGIALSGEVAHGARNLLSPLRDLFAAVFFVFFGLSTDPRQIPPVLAVAFGLAVLTALTKVATGWYAARRAGISPAGRWRSGGTLVARGEFSIVIAGLAVGVEPNLGPLATAYVLILVILGPVAARYTEPLAHRLTRKPATPTGPPGDPTPATQPVPPVAAGTAETAEAAGAAGAAGRTSPDEPAGQPGTPAAAERLGDAANTPG encoded by the coding sequence ATGCACGAAGACATCACCGCCCTGCTCATCGAGCTGGGCGCGGTCATCCTTGCCCTGGGCATCCTCGGACGGATCGCCGGGCGTCTCGGGTTCTCGCCGATCCCGTTGTACCTGCTGGCCGGGTTGGCGTTCGGGCACGGCGGGATCCTGCCGCTGGCCGCGAGCGAGGAGTTCGTCGCCACCGGGGCCGAAATCGGTGTGATCCTGCTGCTGTTGCTGCTCGGGCTCGAGTACACGGCGTCGGATCTGGTCGGCACGCTGAAGACGCAGTACGTCTCGGGTGCGGTCGACTTCGTGCTGAACGCGTTGCCCGGGGCGGCGGTGGCGTTGCTGCTCGGCTGGGGTCCGGTCGCGGCGGTCGCGCTGGCGGGTGTCACGTGGATCTCGTCGTCGGGTGTGATCGCGAAGGTGGTCGGGGATCTCGGGCGGCTCGGTAACCGGGAAACCCCTGTGATCCTTGGGATTCTGGTGCTCGAGGACCTGTCGATGGCGGTGTACCTGCCGATCCTCACCGCGTTGCTCGCCGGGGTCGGCCTGGCCGGCGGAAGTATGACGTTGCTGATCTCGCTGGGGACCGTGAGCGTGGTGCTGTTCGTCGCGCTGCGGTACGGGCGGGTGATCAGCCGGGCGGTGTCGTCCGACAACCCGGAGATGTTGTTGCTCGTCGTCCTGGGGCTGACGTTGCTGGTCGCGGGGATCGCGCAGCAGTTGCAGGTGTCGGCGGCGGTGGGTGCGTTCCTGGTCGGGATCGCGTTGTCGGGTGAGGTCGCGCATGGTGCGCGCAATCTGCTCAGCCCGTTGCGGGACCTGTTCGCGGCGGTGTTCTTCGTGTTCTTCGGGTTGAGCACGGACCCGCGGCAGATCCCGCCGGTGCTGGCGGTCGCGTTCGGCCTGGCGGTCCTCACCGCCCTGACGAAGGTGGCCACCGGCTGGTACGCCGCCCGCCGCGCCGGCATCTCCCCCGCCGGCCGCTGGCGCTCCGGCGGCACGCTGGTGGCCCGCGGCGAATTCTCCATCGTCATCGCCGGCCTCGCCGTCGGCGTCGAACCGAACCTCGGCCCCTTGGCCACGGCGTACGTCCTGATCCTGGTAATCCTCGGCCCGGTCGCCGCCCGCTACACCGAGCCCTTGGCCCATCGCCTCACCCGGAAACCGGCAACCCCCACCGGACCACCCGGCGACCCCACACCAGCCACCCAACCAGTCCCACCCGTGGCGGCCGGGACAGCCGAGACCGCCGAAGCAGCCGGAGCGGCCGGAGCGGCCGGGCGGACATCGCCGGATGAACCAGCCGGACAGCCCGGAACTCCGGCGGCAGCCGAACGCCTCGGCGACGCAGCGAACACCCCCGGCTGA
- a CDS encoding FAD-dependent monooxygenase has product MKTVLISGGGIAGPALAFWLRRFGFAPTVVEIAPAPRPGGQTVDLRGVSRVVADRMGLLPAVMERRLHERGLEYVRADGRRSAAMPAELLDGAGPVAEIEILRGDLAAILAGATTEVEYLYGDSVTALDQDAAGVDVTFASGTRRRFDLVIGADGVHSRIRRLAFGPEEEFVRHLGGYTSYFTIEAPEDLNHWMKLYTAPGGRWVGLRPDRDPRYVKALLSFRSPLLSYDRRDVAAQKRLVRSRFEGLGWHTAHVLRGLDTADDFYFDTTSQVVVPRWARGRVALVGDAGYCGSPMAGHGTALSLVGAYVLAGELAAADGDHERAFAAYQARMQPYVEQRMELPPGGIKLAMPMSAFGIAYRDLMLRVMTSRLLSGVLAKTAAAKPDAIELPEYSVQRGDPFRVAAEEAE; this is encoded by the coding sequence ATGAAGACTGTGCTGATTTCCGGTGGCGGGATCGCGGGGCCGGCGTTGGCGTTCTGGTTGCGGCGGTTCGGGTTCGCGCCGACGGTGGTGGAGATCGCGCCGGCGCCGCGGCCGGGTGGGCAGACGGTGGACCTGCGCGGGGTGTCGCGGGTGGTGGCCGACCGGATGGGGCTGCTGCCGGCAGTGATGGAGCGGCGGCTGCACGAACGCGGCCTGGAGTACGTGCGGGCCGACGGGCGGCGGTCCGCGGCGATGCCCGCCGAGCTGCTCGACGGCGCCGGGCCGGTCGCCGAGATCGAGATCCTGCGCGGTGACCTCGCCGCGATCCTGGCCGGGGCGACGACCGAGGTGGAGTACCTGTACGGCGACTCGGTCACGGCGCTCGACCAGGACGCGGCCGGTGTCGACGTGACGTTCGCGAGCGGGACCCGGCGGCGGTTCGACCTGGTGATCGGCGCGGACGGCGTGCACTCCCGGATCCGGCGGCTGGCGTTCGGGCCCGAGGAGGAGTTCGTACGGCACCTCGGCGGCTACACGTCGTACTTCACGATCGAGGCGCCGGAGGACCTGAACCACTGGATGAAGCTCTACACAGCCCCCGGCGGCCGCTGGGTCGGCCTCCGCCCGGATCGCGATCCGCGGTACGTGAAGGCGCTGCTGAGTTTCCGTTCGCCGCTGCTCAGCTACGACCGGCGCGATGTCGCGGCCCAGAAGCGGCTGGTGCGGTCGCGCTTCGAAGGCCTCGGCTGGCACACCGCCCACGTCCTGCGGGGCCTCGACACGGCCGACGACTTCTACTTCGACACGACCAGCCAGGTCGTCGTACCGCGGTGGGCGCGCGGCCGGGTCGCGCTCGTCGGCGACGCCGGGTACTGCGGTTCGCCGATGGCCGGCCACGGTACGGCGCTCTCCTTGGTAGGCGCGTACGTCCTGGCAGGCGAGTTGGCCGCCGCGGACGGCGATCACGAGCGTGCGTTCGCGGCGTACCAGGCCCGGATGCAGCCGTACGTCGAGCAGCGGATGGAGCTGCCGCCGGGCGGTATCAAGCTGGCGATGCCGATGTCCGCGTTCGGGATCGCGTACCGGGACCTCATGCTGCGGGTGATGACGTCGCGGCTGCTGTCCGGCGTACTCGCGAAGACCGCGGCGGCGAAGCCCGACGCCATCGAACTTCCGGAGTACTCAGTCCAGCGGGGAGACCCATTCCGGGTTGCGGCCGAGGAGGCCGAGTAG
- a CDS encoding TIGR03086 family metal-binding protein, which yields MDIRDLDRRAGAVLGEVVMQVRPEQLWFPTPCPDWTVRGLLRHLVSQNEGLAAAALNGSASVHTWNSGRLGDNPAGAYRRSNVRVADAFADGGALDRLVEVREFGSFPRRIALTFHQLDCVVHAWDLARAIDVPYDPPPDMVEMALALARRIPDTAANRGSGYAFERSVKVSGTAPDLDQLLGLLGRNPEWVSPLD from the coding sequence ATGGATATCCGAGACCTTGATCGACGAGCCGGCGCAGTCCTCGGCGAAGTCGTCATGCAGGTGCGGCCCGAGCAGCTGTGGTTTCCCACCCCGTGCCCGGACTGGACCGTGCGCGGTCTCCTCCGGCATCTCGTCAGCCAGAACGAAGGCCTGGCCGCGGCCGCGCTGAACGGCTCCGCTTCCGTGCATACGTGGAACAGTGGCCGCCTCGGCGACAACCCGGCGGGTGCCTACCGGCGCTCGAACGTGCGGGTCGCGGACGCGTTCGCCGACGGCGGCGCGCTGGACCGGCTGGTGGAGGTCCGCGAGTTCGGCTCGTTCCCGCGCCGAATCGCGCTGACCTTCCACCAGCTCGACTGCGTCGTGCACGCCTGGGACCTGGCGCGCGCGATCGACGTCCCGTACGACCCGCCGCCGGACATGGTCGAGATGGCGCTCGCGCTGGCCCGCCGGATCCCCGACACCGCCGCCAACCGCGGCTCCGGCTACGCGTTCGAACGCAGCGTCAAGGTCTCCGGCACGGCCCCCGACCTCGACCAGCTACTCGGCCTCCTCGGCCGCAACCCGGAATGGGTCTCCCCGCTGGACTGA
- a CDS encoding HhH-GPD-type base excision DNA repair protein — MLRELQLTGNPDADKLLNDDPFALLVGMLLDQQYPMEHAFSGPLKIANRMDGFDLHKIAATDLETFVELCVTPPAIHRYGGSMARRVHALAQEIIEKYDGDAANIWLAGRPKPDGPEVLKRLKALPGFGEQKAKIFLALLGKQRGVTPKGWREAAGNYGDRGSRRSIADVTDAASLAEVRSFKKATKAAAKAAAEV; from the coding sequence ATGCTGCGCGAACTGCAACTCACCGGGAACCCGGACGCCGACAAGCTGCTCAACGACGACCCGTTCGCCTTGCTGGTCGGCATGCTGCTCGACCAGCAGTACCCGATGGAGCACGCCTTCTCCGGCCCGCTGAAGATCGCGAACCGGATGGACGGCTTCGACCTGCACAAGATCGCGGCGACCGATCTGGAGACGTTCGTCGAACTCTGCGTCACGCCGCCGGCGATCCACCGGTACGGCGGTTCGATGGCCCGCCGGGTGCACGCGCTCGCGCAGGAGATCATCGAGAAGTACGACGGCGACGCCGCGAACATCTGGCTCGCCGGCCGCCCGAAGCCCGACGGCCCCGAGGTCCTCAAGCGGCTCAAGGCGCTGCCGGGATTCGGTGAGCAGAAGGCGAAGATCTTCCTGGCCCTGCTCGGCAAGCAGCGCGGCGTGACGCCGAAGGGCTGGCGCGAGGCCGCCGGCAACTACGGCGACCGCGGCTCCCGCCGCTCGATCGCCGATGTCACCGACGCCGCCTCGCTGGCCGAGGTCCGCTCGTTCAAGAAGGCCACCAAAGCCGCCGCCAAGGCCGCCGCGGAGGTCTGA
- a CDS encoding TrkA C-terminal domain-containing protein — protein MNHHPTKTTLPGIGTRYDLVTEAGQHVSVVVHNDGRRFLGFHHPEDDDACQASVPLGQSEAAALAQLLVPERIDPVRGEIEIDLVTEHIPVTAKSPYSGRTLGDTQARSRTGASIVAVLRRTGATPSPTPDFRFATGDTLVVVGTREGVDAVAELIAGG, from the coding sequence ATGAACCACCACCCGACGAAGACGACGTTGCCGGGGATCGGGACGCGGTACGACCTGGTCACCGAGGCCGGTCAGCACGTGTCGGTGGTGGTGCACAACGACGGGCGCCGGTTCCTCGGCTTCCATCATCCGGAGGACGACGACGCGTGTCAGGCGTCGGTCCCCTTAGGCCAGAGCGAGGCGGCCGCGCTCGCGCAGTTGCTGGTACCGGAGCGGATCGACCCGGTCCGCGGCGAGATCGAGATCGACCTGGTCACCGAGCACATCCCGGTGACCGCCAAGTCGCCGTACTCCGGCCGCACGCTCGGCGACACCCAGGCGCGCAGCCGTACCGGCGCCTCGATCGTCGCGGTACTGCGTCGTACCGGGGCGACGCCGTCGCCGACGCCGGACTTCCGGTTCGCGACCGGGGACACGCTGGTCGTGGTCGGCACCCGTGAAGGTGTGGACGCCGTGGCCGAGCTGATCGCGGGGGGCTGA
- a CDS encoding NADPH-dependent 2,4-dienoyl-CoA reductase encodes MTGYPHLLEPLDLGHVVLPNRVIMGSMHTGLEDRLSDLPKLTAYFAERARGGVGLMVTGGYAPNWQGWLTPFGSKLTSHRQARAHRQLTDAVHAEGGRIALQILHAGRYAYHPFSVSASALKAPINPFKPRALSDRGVLRQVEAYVDCAALAREAGYDGVEIMGSEGYFINQFLSERTNRRTDRWGGSPENRRRLAVEIVRRTRERVGADFLIIYRLSMADLVEGGQTWDDVVALGKKIEAAGASIINTGIGWHEARVPTIVTSVPRAAFTSVTAAFKPHVTIPVVTSNRINLPQVAEEVLARGDADLVSMARPFLADPDWVLKATTDRADEINVCIACNQACLDHVFAKKKASCMVNPRAARETELRLLPTRRTKDVAVVGAGPAGLAAAVTAAERGHRVQLFEADEEIGGQFGIAQRIPGKEEFAETIRYYRRRLELTGVKLHLGRRAGADDLAGFDEIVLATGVVPRVPAIPGIDHPKVLSYVDVVHDRRPVGDAVAVIGAGGIGVDVSEFLTTPVAPDLQAWKAEWGVGDPTELPGALAVPRPEPSPRKVYLLQRKPGKIGAGLGKTTGWVHRAALKNKQVEQLRGVNYERIDDEGLHISFGPKHEKPRVLSVDTIVICAGQEPVRELAEALAGRPVHLVGGADVAAELDAKRAIEQATRLALTL; translated from the coding sequence ATGACCGGGTATCCGCACCTGCTCGAGCCGCTCGATCTCGGCCATGTCGTGCTGCCGAACCGGGTGATCATGGGGTCGATGCACACCGGCCTCGAGGACCGGCTGAGCGACCTGCCCAAGCTGACGGCGTACTTCGCCGAGCGCGCCCGCGGCGGCGTCGGCCTGATGGTGACGGGCGGCTACGCGCCCAACTGGCAGGGCTGGCTGACCCCGTTCGGCTCCAAGCTCACCAGCCACCGCCAGGCCCGTGCTCATCGCCAACTCACCGACGCGGTGCACGCGGAGGGCGGCCGAATCGCTCTGCAGATCCTGCACGCCGGCCGGTACGCGTACCACCCGTTCAGCGTCTCGGCCTCCGCGCTCAAGGCCCCGATCAACCCGTTCAAACCCCGCGCGCTCTCGGATCGCGGTGTCCTGCGGCAGGTCGAGGCGTACGTCGACTGCGCGGCGCTCGCCCGCGAGGCCGGGTACGACGGCGTCGAGATCATGGGCTCCGAGGGGTACTTCATCAACCAGTTCCTGTCCGAGCGGACGAACCGGCGGACCGACCGCTGGGGCGGCAGCCCGGAGAACCGCCGCCGGCTCGCGGTCGAGATCGTCCGCCGCACCCGCGAACGCGTCGGCGCCGACTTCCTGATCATCTACCGGTTGTCGATGGCCGATCTCGTAGAGGGCGGCCAGACCTGGGACGACGTGGTTGCGCTGGGCAAGAAGATCGAGGCCGCCGGGGCGTCGATCATCAACACCGGCATCGGCTGGCACGAGGCGCGGGTCCCGACGATCGTCACCTCGGTGCCGCGGGCAGCGTTCACTTCCGTCACCGCCGCGTTCAAGCCGCACGTGACGATCCCGGTGGTCACCTCGAACCGGATCAACCTGCCGCAGGTCGCCGAGGAGGTGCTCGCCCGTGGCGACGCCGACCTGGTCAGCATGGCGCGCCCGTTCCTGGCCGACCCGGACTGGGTGCTCAAGGCAACCACGGACCGCGCCGACGAGATCAACGTCTGCATCGCCTGCAACCAGGCGTGTCTGGACCATGTGTTCGCGAAAAAGAAGGCGAGCTGCATGGTCAACCCGCGGGCGGCGCGCGAGACGGAGCTGCGGCTGCTGCCGACCCGCCGTACCAAGGACGTCGCGGTCGTCGGCGCCGGACCGGCCGGGCTGGCCGCGGCGGTGACGGCGGCCGAGCGCGGGCATCGGGTTCAGCTGTTCGAGGCGGACGAGGAGATCGGCGGGCAGTTCGGGATCGCGCAACGGATCCCGGGCAAGGAGGAGTTCGCCGAGACGATCCGGTACTACCGCCGGCGGCTCGAGCTGACCGGCGTCAAGCTGCACCTCGGCCGCCGCGCCGGTGCCGACGACCTCGCCGGGTTCGACGAGATCGTGCTCGCGACCGGCGTCGTACCGCGGGTGCCGGCGATCCCCGGCATCGACCACCCGAAGGTGCTCTCGTACGTCGACGTGGTCCACGACCGGCGCCCGGTCGGGGACGCGGTCGCGGTGATCGGGGCCGGTGGGATCGGGGTCGACGTCAGCGAGTTCCTGACCACGCCCGTGGCGCCGGATCTTCAAGCGTGGAAGGCGGAATGGGGCGTCGGCGATCCGACGGAGCTGCCCGGCGCTCTCGCCGTACCGCGGCCGGAGCCGTCGCCGCGGAAGGTGTATCTGCTGCAGCGCAAGCCGGGGAAGATCGGCGCCGGACTCGGCAAGACGACCGGGTGGGTGCATCGGGCCGCGCTGAAGAACAAGCAGGTCGAGCAGCTGCGCGGCGTCAACTACGAACGCATCGACGACGAGGGCCTGCACATCTCCTTCGGCCCGAAGCACGAGAAGCCCCGCGTACTGTCGGTCGACACGATCGTGATCTGCGCCGGGCAGGAGCCGGTCCGCGAGCTGGCCGAGGCACTCGCCGGCCGCCCCGTCCATCTGGTCGGCGGGGCCGACGTCGCGGCCGAGTTGGACGCCAAGCGGGCTATCGAGCAGGCGACTCGGTTGGCGCTCACTCTGTAG